The following proteins come from a genomic window of Pyxidicoccus sp. MSG2:
- a CDS encoding patatin-like phospholipase family protein, producing the protein MASNLTLLAGPDALRMIRERGLRGDDVDVVPGASGGPKWLVLAGLDRALFAGLFQGRTRPLHLIGSSIGSWRLACVAQADPVAALHRFEAAYIDQRYPAKPPPSLVSETSARILDALLGDEGEAQILNHPWARLHVVTALCRGPMGVEHPRVQLLGLALCAMGNMVSRRTLGLHMERVIFHTAGDTSPFAGLKDLPSVHLPLTPENLRPALLASGSIPMVLSGVRIPGARPGVYRDGGVLDYHLDLDFGPGEGLVLYPHFYPYVVPGWFDKSLPWRRARPANFRRALLIAPSAELVARLPGGRIPDRVDFERLKDTERIRAWNQVVAESERMGDELLELIATGRLAEHVQPL; encoded by the coding sequence ATGGCATCCAACCTGACCCTGCTGGCCGGCCCTGACGCACTGCGGATGATTCGTGAGCGGGGCCTGCGTGGCGATGACGTGGACGTCGTGCCCGGCGCCTCGGGCGGACCGAAGTGGCTGGTGCTGGCCGGCCTGGACCGCGCCCTCTTCGCCGGCCTCTTCCAGGGGCGCACGCGGCCGCTGCACCTGATTGGCTCGTCCATTGGAAGCTGGCGGCTGGCGTGCGTGGCCCAGGCGGACCCGGTGGCGGCGCTGCACCGCTTCGAGGCGGCGTACATCGACCAGCGCTACCCCGCGAAGCCTCCGCCGTCGCTGGTGAGCGAGACGAGCGCGCGCATCCTGGACGCGCTCCTGGGCGACGAGGGCGAGGCGCAGATCCTCAACCACCCGTGGGCCCGGCTGCACGTCGTCACCGCGCTGTGCCGCGGGCCCATGGGCGTGGAGCACCCGCGCGTGCAGCTGCTGGGACTGGCGCTGTGCGCGATGGGCAACATGGTGAGCCGGCGGACGCTCGGGCTGCACATGGAACGCGTCATCTTCCACACGGCGGGCGACACCAGCCCGTTCGCCGGGCTGAAGGATCTGCCCTCCGTGCACCTGCCGCTGACGCCGGAGAACCTGCGCCCGGCGCTGCTGGCCTCGGGCTCCATTCCCATGGTGCTCAGCGGCGTGCGGATTCCGGGCGCGCGGCCGGGGGTGTACCGGGACGGCGGCGTGCTCGACTACCACCTGGACCTGGACTTCGGCCCGGGCGAGGGGCTGGTGCTCTACCCGCACTTCTACCCGTACGTGGTGCCCGGCTGGTTCGACAAGTCCCTGCCCTGGCGGCGCGCGCGTCCGGCCAACTTCCGCAGGGCGCTCCTGATTGCGCCGTCCGCGGAGCTGGTGGCACGGCTGCCGGGAGGGAGGATTCCGGACCGCGTGGACTTCGAGCGGCTCAAGGACACCGAGCGCATCCGCGCGTGGAACCAGGTGGTCGCCGAGAGCGAGCGCATGGGCGACGAATTGCTGGAGCTCATCGCCACCGGGCGCCTCGCGGAGCACGTGCAGCCCCTCTGA
- a CDS encoding myxosortase-dependent M36 family metallopeptidase: MRRLVATLSGLSLVLSGTSAVARTLPNYDALQDAKPAGRVAAGFKPVDSKGPRVAHRDERTGSPTFLWARKSADQSKLSASSQFASMAPEQAALAQLADAASLYGVSSFEAAGARVVNVSENRQGVKVVTLAQEANGIEVFRQSLNLLLNRNNELVAVSGSLSKHVSSAVAPRVQFQLSASAAVSAAYQDLTGTALDASLLRNVKAQNAGKYTHFELATYARPLAEGLIIPARSKQVYFSLPNAVVPAYYVELNTGRPDSKDSDYYSYVISAVDGRILLRNNLTADAEFSYRVFADSTPPFTPHDGPAGNNATPHPTGTPDGFRPAYVAPSLVTLQNVPFSQNDPWLADDATVTRGNNADAFANLTAPDGYNDGDLRPTVTAPGVFDRTMLFDIQPYANAEQIAAATTSLFFMNNWLHDWYYDAGFDEESGNAQADNFGRGGIGNDAIRAQAQDYSGTNNANMQTPADGASPRMRMYLFSGPSGQLVVNAPASVAGEYKVGIASGFGPQTYDVTGDVVIGQDAADAAGPSTTDGCSPLTNAAAVAGKIALLDRGTCAFTVKAATAQAAGAIGLLIADNAAGFVSPLGGAATGITIPAVRITLADGNKLRNVAGLNVHLSRAEAINLDGTVDNVIVAHEWGHYISNRLVQNSAGLTNNQGRSMGEGWGDFTALLMITRPEDINVPANANWNGAYGAAEYATRGSSPDSAFFGIRRVTYSSDMAKNPLTFKHITDGVALPTNAPIAPVSNNAEVHNSGEIWTTMLWECYTALLRAHPFQEAQDRMKSYLVNGYKLTPAAPTFLEARDAIIAAAMANDPADGQRFWAAFAKRGAGVGAVAPDRNSTTHAGVVESFNVGTDVQLLAAFFEDNVGAAGDEDGILDNGETGLLTFIVYNNGSEPAETSAVTVVTTTTGVTVGDRGTAQFPPMGIGDIGIVSVPVSLTGAGTGQRVDFAFSLRDDRQAVPGDKSDVLAFKTNYDEVPEATASETVEGTPFNLPWDTEFNEDLVPAEFGVVEFSDLNRAFYGEDLGAPADFSLITPPLNVSATAPFVVSFRHSYDFETDAGGNYDGAVVELSEDDGATWVDIGDSLYTGVLINYAGNLNPLAGRRALVGTTAGFPTFNTATLNLGTAYAGKTVLIRFRIGTDNGAGNTGWVLDDLSFSGITNTPFIKICADSGQCANSAPVISAGPDVTVDERAPVSLTGNAFDADGQALTYTWARVSGPAVTITNGNTLKPSFTAPDVTADTDLVLRLTATDGAAPVSDTVTVRIRQVNRAPTVNAGLDGTADERTTVTLSGSASDADGEALTYLWTQTAGTAVALRDYNKATATFTAPETVTGETLSFTLSVSDGKTSTTDSVNVQIGNVNRAPMVTASSASFDERSTATLTATASDPDGQTVSYSWAQTDGDEVVLSGANTASVSFSTGEVAADAVLKFTVTVSDGTASASQEVVVNVRQVNVAPTVNAGADLSVDERETATLSSSATDADGDALTYHWVQVSGTPVALSNANAATATFTAPETVLGEELTFMVTVSDGKSTTSDTVGVHIGAVNLAPSVTASAVVADERSTATLAATAADPDNDSLTYAWSQVSGSEVTLTGADSATATFSTGEVTADTELTFRVTVSDGHATASHDVVVTVRQVNRAPVANAGEAASAKGKTAVTLNGSASADADGTTVTYQWTQVGGPWVSLTGATTASPTFTAPDVKANTELTFRLVVSDGSLTSDADTVTVTVTQSDNIVPVAKARIILSGDQTAMTLDGSASSDPDGDALTYKWEQTGGPAVTLASPNQAVLGVNVPELDDDSATFSFKLTVTDARGGTHTATVEATATPENGGGCSSTGAGAPAGILGLALLSLLRRRRNTLA; the protein is encoded by the coding sequence GTGAGAAGGTTGGTTGCCACGCTCTCTGGCCTGTCGCTGGTGTTGTCCGGTACCAGCGCAGTTGCCCGGACGCTGCCGAACTACGATGCACTGCAGGACGCGAAGCCCGCGGGTCGAGTCGCCGCTGGTTTCAAGCCCGTGGACTCCAAGGGGCCGCGCGTTGCTCATCGTGATGAGCGCACCGGTTCTCCTACGTTCCTCTGGGCTCGGAAGAGCGCGGATCAGTCAAAGCTGAGCGCGTCTTCCCAGTTCGCGAGCATGGCGCCCGAGCAGGCCGCTCTGGCGCAGCTCGCGGACGCCGCCTCCCTCTATGGCGTGAGCTCCTTCGAGGCCGCGGGCGCTCGAGTCGTCAACGTCAGCGAGAACCGCCAGGGCGTGAAGGTCGTCACGCTGGCCCAGGAGGCGAACGGCATCGAGGTCTTCCGGCAGTCGCTCAACCTCCTGCTCAACCGCAACAACGAGCTGGTGGCCGTCTCCGGCAGCCTCTCCAAGCACGTCTCCAGCGCCGTCGCGCCCCGCGTCCAATTCCAGCTGTCGGCCAGTGCGGCCGTCTCCGCTGCGTACCAGGACCTGACCGGCACCGCGTTGGATGCCAGCCTGCTGCGCAACGTGAAGGCGCAGAACGCCGGCAAGTACACGCACTTCGAGCTGGCCACCTATGCCCGCCCCCTGGCGGAAGGGCTGATCATCCCGGCGCGCTCGAAGCAGGTGTACTTCTCGCTGCCCAACGCGGTGGTGCCCGCGTACTACGTGGAGCTCAACACGGGGCGCCCGGACAGCAAGGACTCCGACTACTACTCGTACGTCATCTCCGCGGTGGACGGCCGCATCCTGCTGCGCAACAACCTGACCGCGGATGCGGAGTTCAGCTACCGCGTGTTCGCGGACTCCACGCCGCCGTTCACCCCGCACGACGGCCCCGCCGGCAACAACGCCACGCCGCACCCCACGGGCACCCCGGACGGCTTCCGTCCCGCGTATGTCGCGCCCAGCCTGGTCACCCTGCAGAACGTGCCCTTCAGCCAGAACGACCCCTGGCTGGCGGACGACGCCACGGTGACGCGCGGTAACAACGCGGACGCGTTCGCGAACCTCACGGCTCCGGACGGCTACAACGACGGCGACCTTCGCCCCACCGTCACCGCGCCCGGCGTGTTCGACCGGACCATGCTGTTCGACATCCAGCCGTACGCGAACGCGGAGCAGATCGCCGCCGCGACGACGAGCCTGTTCTTCATGAACAACTGGCTCCACGACTGGTACTACGACGCCGGCTTCGACGAGGAGTCCGGCAACGCGCAGGCCGACAACTTCGGCCGCGGCGGCATTGGCAACGACGCCATCCGCGCCCAGGCCCAGGACTACAGCGGCACCAACAACGCCAACATGCAGACGCCGGCGGACGGTGCGTCCCCGCGCATGCGCATGTACCTGTTCTCGGGTCCCAGCGGGCAGCTGGTCGTCAATGCCCCCGCGAGCGTCGCGGGTGAGTACAAGGTCGGTATCGCCTCGGGCTTCGGTCCCCAGACGTACGACGTCACGGGTGACGTCGTCATCGGCCAGGACGCGGCGGACGCCGCGGGCCCGTCCACCACGGACGGCTGCTCCCCGCTGACCAACGCGGCGGCGGTCGCCGGCAAGATTGCGCTGCTCGACCGCGGTACGTGCGCCTTCACCGTGAAGGCCGCCACCGCGCAGGCGGCGGGCGCCATCGGCCTCCTCATCGCCGACAACGCGGCCGGCTTCGTTTCCCCCCTCGGTGGCGCTGCCACCGGCATCACCATCCCCGCGGTTCGCATCACGCTGGCGGACGGCAACAAGCTGCGCAATGTCGCCGGCCTCAACGTTCACCTGTCGCGCGCCGAGGCCATCAACCTCGACGGCACGGTGGACAACGTCATCGTGGCCCACGAGTGGGGGCACTACATCAGCAACCGCCTCGTCCAGAACTCCGCCGGTCTGACCAACAACCAGGGTCGGTCCATGGGCGAGGGCTGGGGCGACTTCACGGCCCTGCTGATGATCACCCGTCCCGAGGACATCAACGTCCCGGCCAACGCGAACTGGAATGGTGCCTACGGCGCGGCTGAGTACGCCACCCGCGGCAGCTCTCCGGACTCCGCGTTCTTCGGCATCCGCCGCGTGACGTACTCGTCGGACATGGCGAAGAACCCCCTCACGTTCAAGCACATCACCGACGGCGTGGCGCTGCCCACCAACGCCCCCATCGCGCCGGTCAGCAACAACGCCGAGGTCCACAACTCCGGCGAGATTTGGACCACGATGCTGTGGGAGTGCTACACGGCGCTGCTGCGCGCGCATCCGTTCCAGGAGGCGCAGGACCGCATGAAGAGCTACCTGGTCAACGGGTACAAGCTCACTCCCGCGGCCCCGACCTTCCTGGAGGCGCGCGACGCCATCATCGCGGCAGCCATGGCCAATGACCCGGCCGACGGCCAGCGCTTCTGGGCGGCCTTCGCCAAGCGCGGCGCGGGCGTGGGCGCGGTGGCCCCGGATCGCAACTCCACCACCCACGCGGGTGTCGTGGAGAGCTTCAACGTGGGCACCGACGTGCAGCTGCTCGCCGCCTTCTTCGAGGACAACGTCGGCGCCGCGGGTGACGAGGACGGCATCCTCGACAACGGTGAGACGGGCCTGCTGACCTTCATCGTCTACAACAACGGCTCCGAGCCCGCGGAGACCAGCGCCGTCACCGTCGTGACCACCACGACGGGCGTGACGGTGGGCGACCGTGGCACCGCGCAGTTCCCCCCCATGGGGATTGGTGACATCGGCATCGTCTCCGTTCCCGTCTCGCTGACGGGCGCGGGCACGGGCCAGCGGGTCGACTTCGCCTTCTCCCTCCGTGATGACCGCCAGGCCGTCCCGGGCGACAAGAGCGACGTGCTCGCCTTCAAGACCAACTACGACGAGGTCCCCGAGGCCACCGCCAGCGAGACGGTGGAGGGCACGCCCTTCAACCTCCCCTGGGACACCGAGTTCAACGAGGACCTGGTTCCGGCCGAGTTCGGCGTCGTCGAGTTCAGCGACCTCAACCGCGCCTTCTACGGCGAGGACCTGGGTGCGCCGGCCGACTTCAGCCTCATCACCCCGCCGCTGAACGTCAGCGCCACCGCCCCCTTCGTGGTGTCCTTCCGTCACTCGTACGACTTCGAGACGGACGCCGGCGGCAACTACGACGGCGCCGTCGTCGAGCTGTCCGAGGACGATGGCGCGACGTGGGTCGACATCGGTGACTCGCTGTATACGGGCGTGCTGATCAACTACGCGGGCAACCTCAACCCCCTGGCGGGCCGCCGCGCCCTCGTCGGCACCACCGCGGGCTTCCCGACGTTCAACACCGCCACGCTGAACCTGGGGACCGCCTATGCCGGCAAGACGGTGCTGATCCGCTTCCGCATCGGCACGGACAACGGCGCCGGCAACACCGGCTGGGTGCTGGACGACCTGTCCTTCTCCGGCATCACCAACACGCCGTTCATCAAGATCTGCGCGGACAGCGGCCAGTGCGCCAACTCCGCTCCGGTCATCTCGGCCGGTCCGGACGTGACGGTCGACGAGCGCGCGCCGGTGTCCCTCACCGGTAACGCCTTCGACGCGGACGGCCAGGCGCTCACCTACACCTGGGCGCGCGTGTCCGGCCCGGCGGTGACGATCACCAACGGCAACACGCTGAAGCCGTCCTTCACGGCTCCGGACGTGACGGCCGACACCGACCTGGTGCTCCGCCTCACCGCCACCGACGGCGCCGCCCCGGTGTCCGACACGGTGACGGTGCGCATCCGTCAGGTGAACCGTGCGCCCACCGTCAACGCGGGCCTCGACGGCACCGCTGACGAGCGCACCACCGTCACGCTCTCCGGCTCCGCCAGCGACGCGGACGGCGAGGCGCTGACCTACCTGTGGACGCAGACGGCCGGCACCGCGGTGGCGCTGCGTGACTACAACAAGGCGACGGCGACCTTCACGGCGCCGGAGACGGTCACCGGCGAGACGCTCTCCTTCACCCTGTCGGTGAGCGACGGCAAGACGAGCACCACCGACTCGGTGAACGTGCAGATTGGCAACGTGAACCGCGCGCCGATGGTGACGGCCTCGTCCGCCTCCTTCGACGAGCGCAGCACCGCGACCCTCACGGCCACGGCGTCCGACCCGGACGGCCAGACCGTGAGCTACAGCTGGGCCCAGACGGACGGCGACGAGGTGGTGCTCTCGGGTGCCAACACCGCGAGCGTGTCCTTCTCCACCGGCGAGGTGGCCGCTGACGCCGTCCTCAAGTTCACCGTGACGGTGAGCGACGGTACGGCCTCGGCCAGCCAGGAGGTCGTGGTGAACGTGCGTCAGGTCAACGTCGCGCCCACGGTGAACGCGGGTGCGGACCTGTCCGTGGACGAGCGTGAGACGGCGACGCTGAGCAGCTCCGCGACCGACGCGGATGGCGACGCGCTGACCTACCACTGGGTGCAGGTGTCCGGCACTCCGGTGGCGCTGTCCAACGCCAACGCGGCGACGGCCACCTTCACGGCCCCGGAGACGGTGCTCGGTGAGGAGCTCACCTTCATGGTGACGGTGAGCGACGGCAAGTCGACGACGAGCGACACGGTGGGCGTGCACATCGGCGCGGTCAACCTCGCGCCGTCCGTGACGGCCTCCGCCGTCGTGGCCGACGAGCGCAGCACGGCCACTCTCGCGGCCACCGCCGCGGATCCGGACAACGACAGCCTCACCTACGCCTGGTCGCAGGTGTCCGGTTCGGAGGTCACGCTCACGGGCGCTGACTCCGCGACGGCCACCTTCTCCACGGGCGAGGTGACCGCCGACACCGAGCTCACCTTCCGGGTGACGGTGAGCGACGGCCATGCCACCGCCAGCCACGACGTGGTGGTGACGGTGCGCCAGGTCAACCGGGCGCCCGTGGCCAACGCGGGCGAGGCGGCTTCCGCCAAGGGCAAGACCGCGGTCACCCTCAACGGCAGCGCCAGCGCTGACGCGGATGGCACCACGGTGACGTACCAGTGGACGCAGGTGGGTGGCCCGTGGGTGTCGCTGACGGGGGCCACCACGGCCAGCCCGACCTTCACCGCGCCGGACGTGAAGGCGAACACGGAGCTGACCTTCCGCCTGGTGGTGAGCGACGGCTCGCTCACCAGCGATGCGGACACGGTGACGGTGACTGTCACGCAGTCCGACAACATCGTCCCCGTGGCGAAGGCGCGCATCATCCTCTCTGGCGACCAGACCGCGATGACCCTCGACGGCTCGGCCTCCAGCGACCCGGATGGTGACGCCCTCACCTACAAGTGGGAGCAGACGGGTGGCCCGGCCGTCACGCTGGCCAGCCCCAACCAGGCGGTGCTCGGCGTGAACGTCCCCGAGCTCGACGACGACAGCGCCACGTTCAGCTTCAAGCTGACCGTGACGGATGCTCGTGGCGGGACCCACACCGCCACCGTGGAGGCCACGGCCACGCCGGAGAACGGCGGCGGTTGCTCCTCCACGGGCGCGGGCGCCCCGGCCGGCATCCTCGGCCTGGCGCTCCTCAGCCTGCTGCGCCGTCGGCGCAACACGCTGGCCTGA
- the murJ gene encoding murein biosynthesis integral membrane protein MurJ, which translates to MPASSSPPPPTAPSQSARPGGRGALLVATGILASRLMGLVRERVFAHYLGNADAAAVFKAALRIPNFLQNLFGEGVLSGSFIPVYAGLLGRDETKEADRVAGAVFGLLSLVTAVMVAAGMLATPLLVDLIAPGFEGHSRELAIRVVRILFPGTGMLVLSAWCLGILNSHRRFLLSYLAPVVWNIAIILTLVFAGGRYTEDRLVEVLAYGVVLGCFLQFAVQVPSTLRLLGGFRPTLSLASASVRQVLKNFGPVVLGRGVVQFSAWVDTAFATLISNRAVSSLLYAQTLYLIPVSLFGMAVSAAELPEMSRASGEGQDVAAKLRERIGNGARRIAFWVVPSAAAFLFLGDMVAAALLQTGRFNAADSRYLWYLLMGASVGLVASTVGRLYASAFYALKDPKTPLRFAVVRVSVGALGAWLLGLKLPGWVGLPDYLGALGLTLAGGMVAWLESSLLRRKLVKQIGPVGVPSGLLPRLWTAAGVAGLVGLGIKLGLASLLGPMPGVEAEWGGGLLVPPRLHPALGFLATAVPFGIVYFALAAALGVPEAGAVFRKVGRKLRLVR; encoded by the coding sequence ATGCCCGCGTCCTCCTCGCCGCCGCCGCCCACCGCGCCTTCCCAGTCCGCGCGCCCGGGAGGCAGGGGCGCGCTGCTCGTCGCTACCGGCATCCTCGCCTCACGGTTGATGGGCCTGGTGCGCGAGCGCGTCTTCGCGCACTACCTCGGCAACGCGGACGCAGCCGCCGTCTTCAAGGCGGCGCTGCGCATTCCCAACTTCCTGCAGAACCTCTTCGGCGAGGGAGTCCTCTCCGGCTCGTTCATCCCCGTCTACGCGGGGCTGCTGGGCCGCGACGAGACGAAGGAGGCGGACCGCGTGGCCGGCGCGGTGTTCGGCCTGCTGTCGCTGGTCACCGCGGTGATGGTGGCCGCGGGCATGCTCGCCACGCCGCTGCTGGTGGACCTCATCGCTCCGGGCTTCGAGGGCCACTCGCGGGAGCTGGCCATCCGCGTGGTCCGCATCCTCTTCCCCGGCACGGGCATGCTGGTGCTGAGCGCGTGGTGCCTGGGCATCCTCAACAGCCACCGCCGCTTCCTGCTGTCGTACCTGGCGCCGGTGGTGTGGAACATCGCCATCATCCTCACGCTCGTCTTCGCCGGTGGCCGCTACACCGAGGACCGGCTGGTGGAGGTGCTCGCCTACGGTGTGGTGCTGGGCTGCTTCCTCCAGTTCGCGGTGCAGGTGCCCTCGACGCTGCGGCTGTTGGGGGGCTTCCGCCCGACGCTGTCGCTGGCGAGCGCGTCCGTGCGCCAGGTGCTGAAGAACTTCGGCCCCGTGGTGCTGGGGCGCGGCGTGGTGCAGTTCAGCGCGTGGGTGGACACCGCCTTCGCCACGCTCATCTCCAACCGCGCGGTGTCCTCGCTGCTGTACGCGCAGACCCTCTACCTCATCCCGGTGAGCCTCTTCGGCATGGCGGTGTCCGCCGCGGAATTGCCGGAGATGTCCCGCGCCTCGGGTGAGGGCCAGGACGTGGCCGCGAAGCTGCGCGAGCGCATCGGCAACGGCGCGCGGCGCATCGCCTTCTGGGTGGTGCCCTCCGCCGCCGCGTTCCTCTTCCTCGGGGACATGGTGGCCGCGGCGCTCCTGCAGACGGGCCGCTTCAACGCGGCCGACTCGCGCTACCTCTGGTACCTGTTGATGGGCGCGTCGGTGGGCCTGGTGGCCTCCACCGTGGGCCGGCTCTACGCCTCCGCCTTCTACGCGCTGAAGGATCCGAAGACGCCCCTGCGCTTCGCGGTGGTGCGAGTGTCCGTGGGCGCCCTGGGCGCGTGGCTCCTGGGCCTGAAGCTCCCGGGGTGGGTGGGCCTGCCGGACTACCTGGGCGCGCTGGGGCTCACCCTGGCGGGCGGCATGGTGGCCTGGCTGGAGTCCAGCCTGCTCCGTCGCAAGCTCGTGAAGCAGATTGGCCCGGTCGGCGTGCCTTCCGGACTGCTGCCCCGGCTGTGGACCGCGGCAGGGGTCGCCGGGCTCGTGGGGCTGGGCATCAAGCTGGGCCTCGCGTCCCTTCTTGGTCCCATGCCCGGCGTGGAGGCGGAGTGGGGGGGCGGCCTGCTCGTGCCCCCCCGGCTGCACCCCGCGCTGGGCTTCCTGGCCACGGCCGTCCCCTTCGGGATTGTTTATTTCGCACTCGCCGCGGCCCTGGGTGTCCCGGAGGCAGGGGCCGTCTTCCGCAAGGTCGGTCGCAAGCTCCGGCTGGTGCGCTAA
- a CDS encoding aromatic alcohol reductase has translation MDTEATHVLLVGGTGQFGHRLASALLFRPGIRLHVLVRPGTRPESLDGLADQGVTLVEGSLQDVRSLDSAVEGVDVVLSAVRGGEDVMVDGQLRLLDVARRHGVMRFIPSDYSPDFFQLSEGEDAQLDLHRRVADAVERSGVRHTFILCGAFMEVALSPLAHVFDLERGHVAYWGTGDESFDVTAMGDVARWVAQAVVDPRAEGRRLELVGDVVTVNEVSRLYEELTGRQLQRVCRGTVEDLRRHLARTSAPEGAAREGLMQPHLLLQLAGRGRLRSPANAEFTRLRPVTVREYLEAKVRPWLASRAEASFPAHP, from the coding sequence ATGGACACCGAGGCCACGCACGTCCTGCTGGTGGGAGGCACGGGCCAGTTCGGGCATCGACTCGCTTCGGCGCTCCTCTTCCGGCCCGGTATCCGCCTGCATGTGCTGGTGCGCCCGGGCACGCGGCCCGAGTCGCTGGACGGGCTCGCGGACCAGGGCGTGACACTCGTCGAGGGCTCGCTCCAGGACGTGCGCTCGCTCGACTCGGCGGTGGAGGGCGTGGACGTGGTCCTCTCCGCCGTGCGCGGCGGAGAGGACGTCATGGTGGACGGTCAGCTCCGGCTGCTGGACGTGGCGCGGCGGCACGGCGTCATGCGCTTCATCCCCTCGGACTACTCGCCGGACTTCTTCCAGCTCAGCGAGGGCGAGGACGCGCAGCTGGACCTGCACCGGCGCGTCGCGGACGCCGTGGAGCGCAGCGGCGTGCGGCACACGTTCATCCTCTGCGGTGCCTTCATGGAAGTGGCGCTGTCGCCCCTGGCGCACGTGTTCGATTTGGAGCGCGGGCACGTGGCGTACTGGGGCACCGGCGACGAGTCCTTCGACGTCACCGCGATGGGCGACGTGGCCCGGTGGGTGGCGCAGGCCGTGGTGGACCCGCGCGCGGAGGGCCGGCGCCTGGAGCTCGTCGGGGACGTGGTGACGGTGAATGAAGTCTCGCGGCTCTACGAGGAGCTCACGGGCCGGCAGCTCCAGCGCGTCTGCCGTGGCACGGTGGAGGACCTCCGCCGCCACCTCGCGCGTACGAGCGCCCCGGAGGGCGCGGCCCGCGAGGGGCTCATGCAGCCGCACCTGCTGCTGCAGCTCGCGGGGCGGGGACGGCTGCGCAGTCCCGCCAACGCGGAATTCACCCGGCTTCGCCCCGTGACGGTTCGCGAGTACCTCGAGGCGAAGGTGCGGCCGTGGCTGGCGTCGCGCGCGGAGGCTTCGTTCCCCGCGCACCCGTGA
- a CDS encoding S1 RNA-binding domain-containing protein, translating into MVVVKRASGAIETRGLSDEKPADATATAEETTAAAEASAATTPAPTPAPRPVTPAPSSALYEEVAESQSFAEMFEAQGGAPGRRGVRVGEKVKGTIFQLGADTAFVSLEGSAKSEAMIELRELKDDEGILRFGVGDSLEAHVIEVGAKGILLSRALAKGSASMAMLAEARASGMPVEGMVLSVNKGGVEVAIGDIRAFCPISQLDLRFVEKPDQFIGEKLQFRVTEVRDRNVVLSRRALLEEEQRKLASETRKNLSEGKVVKGKVSGVRDFGVFVDLGGVEGMIPVSELSYTRVGHPSEVVNAGDEVEVEILRMEAAQPNSPDKSKQKERITLSMRARMEDPFKKAISEIKEGDRLQGKVVRLQPFGAFVELRPGVDGLVHISALSDRRIAHPRDVVKEGEVIWVAVEKIDANDKRIGLRRISEEEAQRPPEERVAPAAAASAAPAAARQPAAPRPKVGDVVVGKVDRIEPYGVFLQFAGGKGLLPASETGTERGTDLRKHYSLGQEVKVAILDIDPAGKIRLSVTAAQRAEERAEVEAWQKTQQPQGQAAGKKGFGTFADLLGKMRK; encoded by the coding sequence ATGGTGGTCGTGAAGCGCGCATCGGGTGCCATCGAGACGCGGGGCCTCTCGGACGAGAAGCCCGCCGACGCCACCGCGACGGCCGAGGAGACGACCGCCGCCGCCGAGGCCTCCGCCGCGACGACGCCGGCTCCCACGCCCGCTCCGCGCCCGGTGACTCCGGCGCCCTCCAGCGCGCTGTACGAGGAGGTCGCCGAGTCCCAGTCCTTCGCCGAGATGTTCGAGGCGCAGGGCGGTGCTCCGGGCCGCCGCGGCGTGCGCGTGGGCGAGAAGGTCAAGGGCACCATCTTCCAGCTCGGCGCGGACACCGCGTTCGTGTCGCTGGAGGGGTCCGCCAAGAGCGAGGCGATGATCGAGCTGCGCGAGCTCAAGGACGACGAGGGCATCCTCCGCTTCGGCGTGGGTGACAGCCTCGAGGCCCACGTCATCGAGGTGGGCGCCAAGGGCATCCTGCTGTCGCGCGCGCTCGCCAAGGGCAGCGCGTCCATGGCCATGCTGGCCGAGGCTCGCGCCTCCGGCATGCCCGTGGAGGGCATGGTGCTGAGCGTGAACAAGGGCGGGGTGGAGGTCGCCATCGGCGACATCCGCGCCTTCTGCCCCATCAGCCAGCTGGACCTGCGCTTCGTGGAGAAGCCGGACCAGTTCATCGGCGAGAAGCTCCAGTTCCGCGTCACCGAGGTTCGTGATCGCAACGTGGTGCTGTCGCGCCGGGCGCTGCTCGAAGAGGAGCAGCGGAAGCTGGCCTCGGAGACGCGCAAGAACCTGTCCGAGGGCAAGGTCGTCAAGGGCAAGGTCTCCGGCGTGCGCGACTTCGGCGTGTTCGTCGACCTGGGCGGCGTGGAGGGCATGATTCCCGTCTCCGAGCTCTCGTACACGCGCGTCGGTCACCCGTCCGAGGTGGTCAACGCCGGTGACGAGGTCGAGGTGGAGATCCTCCGCATGGAGGCCGCTCAGCCCAACTCGCCCGACAAGAGCAAGCAGAAGGAGCGCATCACCCTGTCCATGCGCGCGCGCATGGAGGACCCCTTCAAGAAGGCCATCTCCGAGATCAAGGAAGGCGACCGTCTGCAGGGCAAGGTCGTCCGCCTGCAGCCCTTCGGCGCCTTCGTGGAGCTGCGCCCCGGCGTGGATGGCCTCGTGCACATCTCCGCGCTGAGCGACCGCCGCATCGCGCACCCGCGCGACGTGGTGAAGGAGGGTGAGGTCATCTGGGTCGCCGTCGAGAAGATCGACGCCAACGACAAGCGCATCGGCCTGCGCCGCATCTCCGAGGAGGAGGCGCAGCGTCCTCCCGAGGAGCGTGTGGCCCCCGCCGCCGCCGCCAGCGCCGCGCCCGCCGCGGCCCGTCAGCCCGCCGCGCCCCGTCCCAAGGTGGGCGACGTCGTCGTCGGCAAGGTGGACCGCATCGAGCCGTACGGCGTGTTCCTCCAGTTCGCTGGCGGCAAGGGCCTGCTCCCCGCGAGCGAGACGGGCACCGAGCGCGGCACCGACCTGCGCAAGCACTACTCGCTCGGCCAGGAGGTGAAGGTCGCCATCCTCGACATCGACCCGGCCGGGAAGATCCGCCTCTCCGTCACCGCCGCGCAGCGCGCGGAGGAGCGCGCCGAGGTCGAGGCCTGGCAGAAGACGCAGCAGCCGCAGGGACAGGCCGCGGGCAAGAAGGGCTTCGGCACCTTCGCCGACCTGCTCGGAAAGATGCGCAAGTAA